The following are encoded together in the Streptomyces rapamycinicus NRRL 5491 genome:
- a CDS encoding NADP-dependent oxidoreductase encodes MDNAYGFTEYGGPDVERFLDLPLPSPGPGELLVEVYAAGVNPVDWKVREGMHRSFLPLGLPAVFGREAAGVVVDLGPGVEGFAVGDAVFGSSARGCGGYAHHAVLTADFTIVKPDGLSYTDAAALPVAAGTAYDSVRGLEVTAGETLLILGAGGGVGVAAVQLAASEGVSVVGTASGAKREFVSSLGATAVPYDGDDTADRLAAAVPSGADAVLDLVGGDALDTVSGLMSPGCRVLTVAAPKTAARFGARQLSRGNRAETLAGLARRVRDGRLDPHVREVFPFAEAPAALRAVESGHPWGKVVLEMRTRTR; translated from the coding sequence ATGGACAACGCATACGGATTCACGGAGTACGGCGGCCCGGACGTGGAGCGCTTCCTGGACCTTCCGCTCCCCTCCCCCGGACCGGGGGAACTGCTCGTCGAGGTGTACGCGGCAGGGGTCAATCCGGTCGACTGGAAGGTGCGCGAGGGGATGCACCGGTCGTTCCTGCCGCTCGGCCTCCCGGCGGTGTTCGGGCGCGAGGCGGCCGGGGTGGTGGTGGACCTCGGCCCCGGGGTCGAGGGGTTCGCCGTGGGCGACGCGGTGTTCGGCAGCAGTGCGCGTGGCTGCGGCGGCTATGCCCACCACGCCGTCCTGACCGCCGACTTCACGATCGTCAAGCCGGATGGGCTGTCGTACACCGACGCGGCGGCCCTCCCCGTGGCGGCGGGGACCGCGTACGACTCCGTGCGCGGACTCGAGGTGACCGCCGGGGAGACCCTGCTGATCCTGGGCGCCGGAGGCGGGGTCGGGGTGGCGGCGGTCCAGCTCGCCGCGTCGGAGGGGGTGTCGGTGGTCGGCACCGCGTCCGGTGCGAAGCGGGAGTTCGTGTCGTCCCTGGGCGCCACCGCCGTTCCGTACGACGGTGACGACACCGCGGACCGGCTGGCCGCCGCCGTCCCGAGCGGTGCGGACGCCGTGCTGGACCTGGTGGGCGGCGACGCCCTGGACACGGTCTCCGGCCTGATGTCCCCGGGCTGCCGGGTCCTCACGGTCGCCGCCCCAAAGACCGCGGCCCGCTTCGGTGCCCGGCAGCTGTCCCGTGGCAACCGGGCGGAAACCCTCGCCGGACTCGCCCGCCGGGTCCGGGACGGCCGGCTCGACCCCCACGTCCGGGAGGTCTTCCCCTTTGCCGAGGCCCCGGCCGCCCTCCGCGCGGTCGAGTCCGGCCACCCGTGGGGGAAGGTGGTGCTGGAGATGCGTACCAGGACTCGATGA
- a CDS encoding flavin reductase, translated as MTPDRSQFREAMAHLPAAVNILTTDGPNGRCGITVSAVCSVTDAPPTVLVCVNRGSAMHDVFRANGRVCVNVLGGAQQELALHFAGATKVPMAERFTWDVWDRAHDVPVLKDALVSVVGTITDAVPMGSHSVLFVDIEQIRTRSGGQSLVYFNRAFHRLGATPLVPG; from the coding sequence GTGACCCCCGACCGGTCCCAGTTCCGAGAGGCGATGGCGCATCTCCCGGCAGCCGTCAACATCCTGACCACCGACGGCCCGAACGGCCGCTGTGGCATCACCGTCAGCGCGGTCTGCTCCGTGACCGACGCTCCGCCGACCGTTCTGGTCTGCGTCAACCGCGGCAGCGCCATGCACGATGTGTTCCGGGCCAACGGAAGGGTCTGCGTCAATGTGCTCGGCGGCGCCCAGCAGGAGCTGGCCCTGCACTTCGCCGGGGCCACGAAGGTGCCGATGGCCGAGCGCTTCACCTGGGACGTCTGGGACCGGGCCCACGATGTGCCGGTCCTCAAGGACGCCCTGGTGAGCGTCGTCGGCACGATCACGGACGCCGTTCCCATGGGCTCCCACAGCGTGCTGTTCGTCGACATCGAGCAGATCCGCACCCGCTCGGGCGGGCAGAGCCTGGTCTACTTCAACCGGGCGTTCCACCGCCTGGGCGCCACACCGCTGGTACCTGGGTGA
- a CDS encoding SDR family NAD(P)-dependent oxidoreductase, translating to MTAENRRVALVTGAARGLGACIARRLYGQGYRVALTDLDEEGAVKVAADLDPEGRATVGLALDVRDKSAFAAVRDRLVDRWGAVHVLVNNAALTKAESVMDISPESFDRIVSTNLNGAFFGCQVFGAYFAEQGYGRIVNIASLAGQNGGTGTGAHYAAAKGGVATLTKVFARELSSHRVTVNAISPGPLDLPVVRDIISPDKIDAFERAIPVGRLGRPEFIADMAVLLAADHADAVTGACWDANGGLYLR from the coding sequence ATGACCGCGGAGAACCGCCGCGTCGCCCTCGTCACCGGGGCCGCCCGCGGTCTGGGCGCGTGCATCGCCCGGCGGCTGTACGGCCAGGGCTACCGCGTCGCCCTCACCGACCTGGACGAGGAGGGCGCGGTGAAGGTCGCGGCGGACCTCGACCCGGAGGGTCGCGCCACCGTCGGGCTGGCCCTGGACGTGCGCGACAAGAGCGCCTTCGCGGCCGTCCGCGATCGGCTCGTCGACCGCTGGGGCGCCGTCCATGTACTGGTCAACAACGCCGCACTGACCAAGGCCGAATCGGTGATGGACATCAGTCCCGAGAGCTTCGACCGGATCGTGTCCACCAACCTCAACGGCGCCTTCTTCGGCTGCCAGGTCTTCGGCGCCTACTTCGCCGAACAGGGCTACGGGCGCATCGTCAACATCGCCTCCCTCGCCGGTCAGAACGGCGGCACGGGGACCGGTGCGCACTACGCGGCGGCGAAGGGGGGAGTGGCCACCCTGACGAAGGTGTTCGCCCGCGAGCTCAGCTCGCACAGGGTGACGGTGAACGCCATCTCCCCGGGGCCCTTGGACCTGCCGGTGGTCCGCGACATCATCTCGCCGGACAAGATCGACGCCTTCGAACGCGCCATCCCCGTAGGACGGTTGGGACGCCCGGAGTTCATCGCCGACATGGCCGTGCTGCTCGCTGCCGACCACGCGGACGCGGTCACCGGCGCGTGCTGGGACGCCAACGGCGGCCTGTACCTGCGCTGA
- a CDS encoding acyl-CoA dehydrogenase family protein, whose protein sequence is MTQTLDAAKAAAAGRSASGAAFDRVLDVVERRRAEFDEKRHVPRDVIEEFKNAGIYRASTPKQFGGDALPPAEFLRLIERIAVVDGSAGWVASFGSSLIYLAALPSQTQAELYADGPDLVFAGGLFPVRPAERVPGGHRVSGRWKFASGCLGADVLGVGIKGGEAKGGRPLTAVLRPEQVEIVENWNVIGMRGTGSHDLVVDGAVVPDEWTFVRGGEPTVDEPLYRYPSVPYAAQVLAVVGLGVARAALDHVIAQGGRASYTGAPVPAERATYRIAVGQAEAQLRSARAYFYETTEEVWATVTAGDPASARQTSSLRLASAHLAKISFEVVRAAYQLGGIAAIADGNPMERYLRDASVVPQHAFLQEGMYDGAGAVLMGVQPFPGYL, encoded by the coding sequence ATGACGCAGACGCTGGATGCCGCCAAGGCGGCGGCCGCGGGGCGGTCGGCCTCCGGAGCGGCCTTCGACCGGGTGCTGGACGTGGTCGAACGGCGGCGTGCCGAATTCGATGAGAAGAGGCATGTGCCGCGGGATGTGATCGAGGAATTCAAGAACGCGGGAATCTACCGGGCGAGCACCCCGAAGCAATTCGGCGGAGACGCCCTGCCGCCCGCCGAATTCCTCCGGCTCATCGAACGGATCGCGGTCGTCGACGGCTCGGCGGGCTGGGTCGCCAGCTTCGGCTCGTCCCTGATCTACCTGGCCGCGCTTCCGTCGCAGACCCAGGCCGAACTGTACGCAGACGGGCCCGATCTGGTCTTCGCCGGCGGACTGTTCCCGGTGCGGCCCGCCGAGCGGGTTCCGGGTGGCCACCGGGTCTCCGGCCGCTGGAAGTTCGCCAGCGGCTGCCTGGGCGCGGACGTGCTCGGCGTGGGCATCAAGGGCGGGGAGGCCAAGGGCGGCCGGCCGCTCACCGCCGTCCTGCGGCCGGAGCAGGTGGAGATCGTCGAGAACTGGAACGTCATCGGGATGCGAGGCACCGGAAGCCACGATCTGGTGGTGGACGGGGCCGTCGTCCCCGACGAGTGGACGTTCGTCCGCGGCGGCGAGCCCACCGTGGACGAACCGCTCTACCGCTACCCGTCCGTCCCCTACGCCGCCCAGGTGCTGGCCGTCGTCGGCCTCGGGGTGGCGCGGGCCGCGCTCGACCACGTCATCGCCCAGGGCGGACGCGCGAGCTACACGGGCGCCCCGGTCCCCGCCGAGCGCGCCACCTATCGCATCGCGGTCGGCCAGGCCGAGGCCCAACTCCGTTCCGCGCGGGCCTACTTCTACGAAACCACCGAGGAGGTGTGGGCCACCGTGACGGCGGGGGACCCCGCGAGCGCCCGGCAGACCAGCTCGCTGCGGCTCGCCTCCGCCCACCTCGCGAAGATCTCCTTCGAGGTCGTCCGAGCCGCCTACCAGCTCGGCGGCATCGCCGCCATCGCGGACGGCAATCCCATGGAGCGCTATCTGCGCGATGCCTCGGTCGTCCCGCAGCACGCCTTCCTCCAGGAGGGCATGTACGACGGCGCGGGCGCGGTCCTCATGGGCGTTCAGCCCTTCCCCGGCTACCTCTGA